A genome region from Paracoccus stylophorae includes the following:
- a CDS encoding capsid cement protein — MRNYLQNGHIVSVTTSAGGIASGDALVVGNIFGIAAYSSAEGDPAVETAGSGVTSVAVRLDGVATAAA; from the coding sequence ATGCGCAACTACCTCCAGAACGGCCACATCGTTAGCGTCACCACGTCCGCCGGCGGCATCGCCTCGGGCGACGCGCTGGTCGTCGGCAACATCTTCGGCATCGCCGCCTACTCTTCGGCCGAGGGCGACCCGGCGGTCGAGACGGCAGGGAGCGGAGTCACCAGCGTCGCGGTGCGGCTGGACGGCGTGGCGACGGCGGCGGCGTGA
- a CDS encoding GNAT family N-acetyltransferase, whose translation MTQQPTSSNRALDDRPVAIRALTSDELSAATALLTRGMLSNPLHLKVFGVDPVHLKRRLSRFLGPLMTYVHSNGVVIGAFVQGQMIGVLGMIKPGYCRPRLGDRLSIAGSILTSAPPTVLLRIYIWLAIWARNDPDEPHWHIGPLAVLPENRQSGVGRHLMQFCCQKLDSLEATAWLETDLAINAEFYRSLGFVMVRKEPVLGVPIWFMSRSPEWAQG comes from the coding sequence ATGACGCAGCAACCAACATCATCGAACCGTGCCCTTGACGACCGTCCGGTCGCCATTCGTGCGCTGACGTCGGACGAATTGTCCGCGGCGACCGCTTTGTTAACTCGTGGCATGCTGAGCAACCCCTTGCATTTGAAAGTGTTCGGTGTCGACCCGGTTCATCTGAAGCGACGTCTGTCGCGATTTCTCGGCCCTCTGATGACCTATGTCCATTCGAACGGGGTGGTGATCGGTGCTTTTGTGCAGGGTCAGATGATCGGCGTGTTGGGCATGATAAAGCCCGGCTATTGTCGGCCCAGGCTGGGCGACAGATTATCTATTGCCGGCTCCATTCTGACTTCAGCACCGCCAACCGTTCTGCTGCGCATCTATATCTGGTTGGCCATCTGGGCGCGCAATGACCCAGACGAGCCGCACTGGCATATCGGTCCATTAGCCGTGCTTCCAGAAAACCGACAAAGCGGCGTGGGACGCCACTTGATGCAGTTTTGTTGCCAGAAACTGGACTCTCTCGAAGCGACGGCTTGGCTGGAAACCGATCTGGCGATCAACGCAGAGTTTTACCGCAGTTTGGGCTTTGTCATGGTCAGAAAGGAACCTGTGCTTGGCGTGCCAATCTGGTTCATGAGCCGCTCTCCGGAATGGGCTCAGGGATGA
- a CDS encoding glucose/sorbosone family PQQ-dependent dehydrogenase: MRVRKALCLTTMLTAAMLLPAVAQQSPDDVTRAEFPLEKLVLAEGLGNPFEIRIGPDGWLWLTERTAGRLSRVNPENGTVQSAFEFKMPAFTKGAQTGVMGFTFHPEFGNGSDQIFVYLSYDDETRTDPTHPDEADPYHRMFNKIVRLDYDEASGRLSNPTDILTGIPANNDHNSGRMEVGPDGLIYLTVGDQGHNQLVNWCRAIESQTLPTADQIASEDHFAYQGKVLRLNLDGSIPEDNPELEGVRSHIFSYGHRNPQGLAFGPDGTLYANEHGPDSDDEINVITAGGNYGWPYVAGQQDDNFYIYARWSDASVPCEQLEPIGPSQGAPDSVPQQKETDWQAPENYVAPIATMFTVTEPLPGCEDFGYFCRPSVGPSSIVYYDSDGVAELSGRLLTTTLKHGSIYALDPAAEEGAEFTRYYLGQNRLRDIEIADDGRTIYLLTDSQGGIQNEEGGGASGLENPGAVLVYTVRETNESVATEKPASDPEAAEQQAESGDAGRSEATAPEDRPAEQEAMH, encoded by the coding sequence ATGCGCGTCCGGAAAGCCCTCTGCCTGACCACGATGTTGACAGCAGCCATGCTGTTGCCGGCTGTCGCCCAACAATCGCCGGACGACGTGACGAGGGCCGAGTTCCCTCTCGAGAAGCTGGTTCTCGCCGAAGGGCTTGGCAATCCCTTCGAGATCCGCATCGGTCCCGATGGCTGGCTCTGGCTGACCGAGCGCACTGCTGGCAGGCTGAGCCGCGTGAACCCTGAAAACGGCACCGTCCAAAGCGCATTTGAGTTCAAGATGCCCGCCTTTACCAAGGGCGCACAGACCGGAGTCATGGGATTTACCTTCCATCCCGAGTTCGGCAACGGCAGCGACCAGATTTTCGTTTACCTTTCCTACGACGACGAGACGCGCACCGATCCGACCCATCCCGACGAAGCCGATCCCTATCACCGCATGTTCAACAAGATCGTGCGCCTCGACTATGATGAGGCAAGCGGGAGGCTGTCGAACCCAACCGACATATTGACCGGTATCCCCGCCAACAACGACCACAATTCCGGCCGCATGGAAGTTGGACCGGATGGCCTGATCTATCTGACCGTCGGCGACCAGGGTCACAATCAACTGGTGAACTGGTGCCGGGCCATCGAATCGCAGACCCTTCCAACGGCCGATCAGATCGCCTCCGAGGATCATTTTGCCTACCAGGGCAAGGTGCTGCGCCTGAACCTCGACGGAAGCATACCCGAGGACAATCCCGAGCTTGAAGGTGTCCGCAGCCATATCTTCAGCTATGGCCATCGCAACCCGCAGGGCCTTGCATTCGGACCGGACGGCACGCTCTACGCAAACGAGCATGGGCCGGATTCGGATGACGAGATCAACGTCATCACCGCCGGCGGTAACTATGGCTGGCCTTATGTCGCGGGTCAGCAGGACGACAATTTCTACATCTACGCACGTTGGTCCGATGCTTCGGTGCCTTGCGAGCAGCTCGAGCCGATCGGCCCCTCGCAGGGTGCGCCCGACAGCGTGCCACAGCAGAAGGAAACCGATTGGCAGGCACCCGAGAATTACGTGGCGCCGATCGCCACCATGTTCACCGTGACCGAGCCGCTGCCCGGCTGCGAGGATTTCGGCTATTTCTGCCGGCCAAGCGTCGGCCCCTCCTCGATCGTCTATTACGACAGCGACGGGGTTGCCGAACTGTCGGGGCGGCTGCTGACCACGACGCTGAAGCACGGCTCGATCTACGCACTGGATCCCGCGGCGGAAGAAGGCGCGGAATTCACCCGCTATTACCTTGGACAGAACCGACTGCGCGACATCGAAATCGCCGATGATGGCCGCACCATCTACCTGCTTACTGACTCGCAAGGCGGCATTCAGAACGAGGAAGGCGGGGGCGCCAGCGGGCTCGAAAACCCCGGCGCAGTGTTGGTCTATACGGTGCGTGAGACGAACGAGAGCGTTGCGACCGAGAAGCCGGCTTCTGACCCGGAAGCCGCTGAGCAGCAGGCAGAAAGCGGCGATGCCGGCAGAAGCGAGGCGACGGCGCCGGAAGATCGTCCTGCGGAGCAAGAGGCTATGCATTGA